Proteins encoded by one window of Mustela erminea isolate mMusErm1 chromosome 5, mMusErm1.Pri, whole genome shotgun sequence:
- the LOC116590244 gene encoding translation initiation factor IF-2-like, translating into MTAAPARARPPRPRPRPRPPPARASARPTLARPPPPPSPPIRRGRFAAQAAAAPPATVVPARRGRAPGLRRGREDSNPPPPDAGAAAGPQTHGPAGLTGRAQAPAGRLWVPLGPTRDPRSGAAGAAPPGGRGHARSRAARTLRSGGGGRGRAQAPGTRALAAGSRRSGRPRPGAAPAGCTWPGKRIPAAPGPGRRERGQDRGTVNGQTPEEGPPCPPAGAEPWPIAQGLPRGTTPPGGRRPSASTRVQPGRPDGIGREQVPARLCAVRAAGWPLSLALHGRSGSPAPGSARPTALLRRRASGPCGPCRARAEDRKTFLKKHRPHHSLLPSCRLGSPPLMGLISLGHQGNRSGAGLTPVPSLPAWT; encoded by the exons ATGACGGCGGCGCCCGCGCGGGCCCgtccgccccggccccggccccggccccggcccccgcccgcccgcgcgtCCGCCCGCCCGACTCTCGcgaggccgccgccgccgccgagcccGCCGATTCGCCGCGGCAGATTCGCCGCGCAGGCCGCGGCCGCGCCGCCCGCAACGGTCGTGCCCGCGCGCCGGGGACGGGCACCGGGGCTGCGGCGCGGCCGCGAGGACTCGAACCCGCCACCTCCGGACGCCGGCGCCGCCGCCGGACCTCAGACCCACGGACCCGCAGGCCTCACGGGCCGCGCGCAGGCGCCAGCG GGGCGCCTCTGGGTTCCCCTGGGCCCGACTCGCGACCCGCGCTCCGGCGCTGCAGGGGCGGCGCCCCCGGGCGGACGCGGACACGCGCGGAGCCGCGCTGCTCGGACCCtgaggtctgggggtgggggacgcgGCCGCGCTCAGGCCCCCGGGACGCGCGCGCTCGCAGCGGGAAGCCGGCGGTCGGGTCGGCCTCGCCCCGGCGCAGCGCCCGCGGGTTGCACGTGGCCCGGGAAGCGGATTCCCGCAGCCCCCGGACCGGGCCGTCGCGAGCGCGGTCAGGACCGTGGGACAGTGAACGGCCAAACGCCGGAGGAGGGGCCGCCCTGTCCCCCTGCGGGCGCTGAGCCGTGGCCGATCGCGCAGGGACTCCCCCGCGGCACGACCCCGCCGGGGGGCAGGCGGCCCAGCG CCAGCACAAGAGTCCAGCCGGGCCGGCCGGATGGCATCGGGCGAGAGCAGGTGCCGGCCCGGCTCTGTGCTGTGCGGGCCGCGGGCTGGCCTCTGAGCCTGGCCTTGCATGGGCGCTCCGGCTCTCCCGCACCCGGCAGCGCCAGGCCCACTGCCCTACTGCGGCGCCGGGCGTCAGGCCCATGCGGCCCATGCAGGGCCCGA GCAGAAGATAGGAAAACGTTCCTGAAAAAGCACCGGCCGCACCACAGCCTGTTGCCGTCCTGCCGGCTTGGCTCACCTCCCCTCATGGGCCTCATCTCGCTGGGACACCAGGGGAATCGCAGTGGGGCTGGGCTCACACCCGTCCCCTCCCTGCCTGCGTGGACGTGA